Proteins encoded by one window of Arachis hypogaea cultivar Tifrunner chromosome 1, arahy.Tifrunner.gnm2.J5K5, whole genome shotgun sequence:
- the LOC112742512 gene encoding uncharacterized protein → MMQTEHLPHTHSSPSFSSYSSSETFAQIAARVIQELQQDPLYANDLLFPSSWPQNDFQHDQNDNDDDDNNQDDDEFEFSLVSRDIASSPVSADDIFHNGHITPSYLLFGRHVLLNGVFSDSPLRASETTPAPAPARRRLPLRALMLEEHENNSKNELEGVAEGSYCVWTPQSCKKSSSAGSSSSRRWKLRDLLLRSHSDGKEPILFINNSKAVLPNQNGSAAVKDGGERSKRRLFLPYRQEILGLFGNNNNNNSGVGRDSQPSSNPN, encoded by the coding sequence ATGATGCAAACGGAGCATCTTCCCCACACACACTCTTCTCCCAGCTTCAGCAGCTACTCATCTTCTGAGACCTTCGCTCAAATTGCCGCCAGAGTCATCCAAGAACTTCAACAAGACCCTCTCTACGCCAACGACCTCCTTTTTCCCTCCTCATGGCCCCAAAACGACTTCCAACATGACCAAAACGACAACGACGACGATGACAACAACCAAGACGACGACGAATTCGAATTCTCCCTCGTTTCCAGAGATATTGCCTCCTCCCCTGTCTCCGCCGACGACATTTTCCACAACGGCCACATCACTCCAAGCTACCTACTCTTCGGCCGACACGTCCTCCTCAACGGCGTCTTCTCGGATTCTCCGCTTCGCGCCAGTGAAACGACTCCGGCACCGGCACCGGCACGGCGACGTTTGCCTCTGAGGGCTCTGATGTTGGAGGAGCACGAAAACAACAGCAAAAACGAACTGGAAGGTGTGGCGGAGGGAAGCTACTGTGTGTGGACCCCACAGAGCTGCAAGAAGAGCAGCTCTGCCGGTTCTAGTTCTTCGAGGAGATGGAAGCTTCGAGATTTGTTACTCAGAAGCCATAGCGATGGCAAGGAACCGATTCTGTTTATTAATAACAGCAAGGCCGTGCTACCAAATCAAAATGGCTCGGCCGCCGTGAAGGATGGTGGAGAGAGGTCTAAGAGGAGGTTGTTCTTGCCTTACCGCCAAGAGATTCTGGGGCTTTttgggaataataataataataatagtggagTTGGTAGAGACTCGCAACCTTCTTCAAATCCCAACTAG